A part of Caretta caretta isolate rCarCar2 chromosome 1, rCarCar1.hap1, whole genome shotgun sequence genomic DNA contains:
- the LOC142071942 gene encoding olfactory receptor 52R1-like, whose protein sequence is MSDSNTTHLTNPSTFILLGVPGLEAAHVWISIPFCTMYIIAILGNFTILFTVKTEPSLHGPMYYFVCMLAITDLVVSTSIVPKMLAIYWLNSREIDFSSCLIQLYFFHCFSGMESGIFVAMALDRYVAICHPLRHSTILTNSVVAKIGLAVMLRSGMVTLPYPFLLRQWPYCKTNIIPQPYCAHIAVVKLACADTRINSYYGLFVVFCVIGLDVIFIALSYTQILRAIFSLPTKDTRLKTFGTCISHLCAILAFYIPSLFLSLMYRFGQNVPLHFHILIANVYLLMPPMLNPIIYGVGTKQIRDRLLRLFTHNRT, encoded by the coding sequence atgtcagattccaacacaacccacctcaccaacccctccaccttcatcctgctgggtgttcctggcctggaggccgcccatgtctggatctccatccccttctgcaccatgtACATCATAGCCATCTTGGGGAACTTTACCATCCTGTTCACCGTGAAGACAGAGCCGAGTCTCCatgggcccatgtactatttcgTTTGCATGCTGGCCATCACCGACCTGGTTGTATCTACGTCCATTGTTCCCAAAATGCTAGCAATATACTGGTTGAATTCCAGAGAGATTGATTTCAGTTCCTGCCTCATCCAGCTGTACTTTTTTCACTGCTTCTCAGGGATGGAGTCTGGGATCTTCGTGGCCATGGCTCTGGATCGCTATGTGGccatctgccatcccctgagacattccaccatcctgacaaacTCTGTGGTGGCCAAGATTGGACTGGCCGTGATGCTGCGAAGTGGAATGGTCACACTGCCCTATCCCTTCCTGTTGAGGCAGTGGCCATATTGCAAAACCAACATCATCCCCCAGCCGTACTGCGCACATATAGCCgtggtgaagctggcctgtgCCGACACCCGCATCAATAGTTACTATGGCCTTTTTGTGGTATTCTGTGTGATTGGTCTGGATGTGATTTTTATTGCCCTGTCCTACACCCAGATCCTCAGagccatcttcagcctccccacaaaggacaCCCGGCTCAAGACTTTTGGTACAtgcatctcccacctctgtgccatcttagccttttacatcccaagtctcttcctctccctcatgTACCGGTTTGGCCAGAATGTGCCCCTGCATTTCCACATTCTCATTGCCAACGTTTACCTCTTGATGCCCCCCATGCTAAATCCCATCATCTATGGAGTGGGGACCAAACAGATCCGGGACAGGCTGCTCCGGCTCTTTACTCATAACAGAACCtaa